A genomic stretch from Telopea speciosissima isolate NSW1024214 ecotype Mountain lineage chromosome 7, Tspe_v1, whole genome shotgun sequence includes:
- the LOC122669914 gene encoding uncharacterized protein At5g48480-like: MAQENAAIVDDQNGGVENGSSKAFTFSALKPHLTIPDSKANEAVQFYRNAFGGEELKRAMYPKRKAEQELPLILAAEIKLGSSVFLVSDQAEDSDVVGSAVFCLETEDVDGSVNKAVAAGATIIGEISEGEGGCCGGRVGKVKDPYGYIWMINAPAKECGNEEA, translated from the exons ATGGCGCAGGAGAATGCTGCAATCGTTGATGACCAGAACGGTGGAGTCGAGAACGGCAGCTCCAAGGCCTTTACTTTCTCTGCTCTGAAGCCTCATCTTACGATCCCTGATTCTAAGGCCAACGAGGCTGTTCAGTTTTATAGAAATGCTTTCGGAGGAGAGGAACTGAAGAGAGCTATGTATCCAAAGAGGAAGGCTGAACAAGAGCTCCCTCTCATCCTTGCCGCGGAAATCAAGCTTGGATCCTCTGTCTTCTTGGTCTCTGACCAGGCCGAAGACTCTGATGTTGT TGGCTCCGCCGTGTTCTGCCTTGAAACCGAGGATGTCGACGGCTCCGTCAACAAAGCCGTGGCCGCTGGCGCTACGATCATCGGTGAGATATCTGAGGGCGAGGGCGGTTGCTGCGGTGGACGCGTTGGGAAGGTGAAAGATCCCTATGGTTACATTTGGATGATCAACGCTCCGGCGAAGGAGTGCGGAAACGAGGAGGCTTGA